The Bacteroidota bacterium genome contains the following window.
GAATCTCAAATTTTTCTTTGCTTTCAGCATTAAATATTAAATCAAGATATCTTTTTCTAAATTTCTCTTCAACGTCTTTTAAACCATGCCATTTTTCAGGTAAAGGCAAAAGAGATTTAGTTAAAATCTTATAACTATTTGTTTGAATTGTTTTCTCTCCTCTTTTGGTTTTAAACAAGATACCTTTAATTTCAACAAAGTCACCTATATCAAAATTGTCTAAGAAAAATTGAAAGCCTTTTTCGCCCAATTTGTCTTTCTTTAAGGAAACTTGAATTTTTCCTAATCCGTCCTCAATATTAGCAAAAGCAAGACCGCCATGCTGTCTTATAGACATTAATCTGCCAGCTAAAACTATTTGTTTTTTAGTTTTAGCAAGTTTATTAAAATCTTTTAAAGCTTCAACAGATATATGTGTTCTTTTAACGCTACTTGGAAAAACACAAATACCAACACTTTTAATTGCATTAAGCTTTTTTATTCTATTTTTCCTAATTTCATTTATGCTTTTCATTTGCTTTATTGTAGCAAATCTATTTTTTTAGTCAAAATAAATAA
Protein-coding sequences here:
- a CDS encoding amino acid--tRNA ligase-related protein produces the protein MKSINEIRKNRIKKLNAIKSVGICVFPSSVKRTHISVEALKDFNKLAKTKKQIVLAGRLMSIRQHGGLAFANIEDGLGKIQVSLKKDKLGEKGFQFFLDNFDIGDFVEIKGILFKTKRGEKTIQTNSYKILTKSLLPLPEKWHGLKDVEEKFRKRYLDLIFNAESKEKFEIRSKIVKEIRDFFEKQGFLEVETPILQPLYGGAKAEPFKTHLNALDIDLYLRISPELYLKRLLVGGFEKVFEIGKCFRNEGIDKVHNPDFTSLEFYWAYADYKDLMKFTEKLFSVLVKNVFGS